From the genome of Tachysurus fulvidraco isolate hzauxx_2018 chromosome 14, HZAU_PFXX_2.0, whole genome shotgun sequence:
AGCTTTGAACTGTACTGTTGCTTAGTATGGAAGATTGATGTATACGCAAGCTTAGAGGAACAAAATTAAGCTTATACCCATATTGctcaaaatggtttaaaaaatgcACTCACTGCAGCTGTAAATAGATGACTGGAGTCTCCATTTGTTATGCAGGTAACACCAAGGTGCACTCCAGGGCCCGCATCCCTATGAGGCATGAAGAAGAAATGATGGCCAAACGACAATGGATTGTTAATCATACTGCCATGCAGTAGTGGATGTGCTTCATACCAATGGAAATTTAGTAGGAGTTTAAAAAGTGTAATGAGCCTTATTGTTAGCTGGTGCTAAAATAAGGTACACTTTCTCCTGGGGACTCCTACCCTCATTACACTTGGTCCTGAATAAAAGCTTAAAAATTAGTTGATCTCTTGGATCAGGTTTGTCAGCAGTAGGGAAAACTCGGAGTCTCTGGGACTGGTACTCACAAGCCGTGCTTTAGAGTAACTTCAAAAAGTTGATGTACATATTTAACGTTGAGCAAAATCTGCTACTGATGTTACATCCACTCTATCTCActgtttttaaatctgttcaaGTTTGGATGCATTTAGATCAGTATGGATGagtttcatccttttttttatgGTATTTTCTTTGTCCGTATTGCTAAAGATCTCACTCTCAGGCTTGTGTTATTCTTCTAGATCGGCGACCTGAAGGACTACTACCATTTCTTCCACAGCCGGACGATAAAAAGGTCGACGCTCTCCAGCCGTGGCGCACACAGCTTTATCTCCATGGAACCAAAGGTCAGGCCATCACCATGGTGACGAACACACCTGGGTGTATACTGTGTGCTATAAGAATGTTTTGTCGTATACATACATAGATTTATGTTGGTAATGTGATCATGTAAATCTGATATTAAAGTGGCTCCTTAAAATatttagtacacacacacacaaacagcatctTTAGTGATCTTACACTAAAATTTGCAACCAGGTCTGATTCTAACAAATGATCTGAATCGGGGAGGTAATGAACGTGTTCTCTGCTAGGTGGAATGGATTCAGCAGCAAGTGATAAAGAGAAGGGTAAAGCGAGATTATAAACCCTTGTACCCAGGGTCAGTCAAGACCAGCGCAGCCCAGTCTGACTCCATCTACTTCAACGATGCTAAATGGAGTAGCATGTGGTACATAGTGAGTATAACACACCACAGTGACTGTTTTGAGAAGCTCTGTTTCACTGAATAACTGTTGACTAAAATGATCTTGTTGAATTATTGTTTTTCGTGTATATCTGATAATCACACTGAACAATAATCCAGAAGCTGTACTCTTCTGTTTTCTGTCAATGGTTAATGTAAATCAGATAACATAAATACTTTGACCTGGACTCCACCATTCGTCAGGATTCCTGGGAGTTGTACTTTGAGAGCAAATAAACTTGACTTGTGAAAGGTGGTCCGTTCTAAACACAGGCCAAAAGAACGTGTTTATCTACTTATGCTTGAGCAATTAAGGTAGCACTGATTCTCAAAATCTCAGGGTTCTTCTTAACACATGGTCTTCTTCTACTTATAGTACATTCAAGACCGAATGTGTCGCGTAAAAAAATCCACGTGGTGTCAGTTTGCACATCTGTATGTAATCTGCATCTTTAGGTGATATAACCTTaacttgtttctttgttttgtgtgttggcAGCACTGTAATGACAATATACACAACTGCCAGTCAGACATGAACATTGTTGGTGCCTGGAAGAGGGGATATACTGGGAAAGATGTAGTGGTCACTATATTGGATGATGGTATTGAGCGGAACCACCCAGACCTCATACAAAACTATGTGAGTGGTTCATGTTTAGGTTGAGCTACACAATGTGTTGAGTAAATTATTTTGTGCTAGTTCAGTATTACAATGCAAActtaagatttaaaaacatttttgaaaaattgaTCTTACACCACCTTAAACAAAGAAAGCTTGTCCAAGTTTCCCATTCCAATCGTCTTGGCCAACATCTTTGTTTCAAATTTACAACCAGTAAGCCttagtctctttctctctggactTCTTGTACAGGATAACCAGGCCAGTTATGATGTAAATGGAAATGACTTGGACCCCATGCCCAGATACGATGCCAGCAATGAAAACAAGTAAGAGCAGCACTGGGCAAATGGAAATGCAGACCACTACTTGAGCTAATTCACCTGTGATAAGAGTGTTTATAGAGCAATtctgtggtatgtgtgtgtatgtgtacaaaagtgagaagggtgtgtgtgtgtgtgtgtgtgtgagattgggGGGTTAATGAAATTGATGCTcctcttgtgtgtgtctgtgtgttagtctgtgGCTTCCACTGCCAGCGTGTGTGAGCCGGTGCCAGATGGCATCGCAGCATTTTTGTGAGGTTGGGCCAAAAAGCTTGGCCTGGGTTTACTCCTCAGCACCAACATTGTTCTGTGGGAGCTTCAATACACGGTTCTTAAACTATCCATGAAACTATTATCCTGCACctgattttattattctttctaTTTCAACTTTCATACAGTAAAATATTGggattttatttctcatttagtTCAGAAACATTGCTTCCctggacacttttttttaaaaagttcatTCACTCTTCTGTGACACACGATGCTTTGACTACACAGATCTGTCTTTTCTTATTCCTTAAACCATTAGAAGCTGCAATACAACTATTCAGAAGTAATTCCATTGCCTGAGGAGATTTTAAGGAGAGCATATGAACCTATTCCGCTTGATCTGAGGAAGTGTGTGGTTGGAAGAAGCTTTTCATGGCATGTGTAGACATGTCCTATAGAATATTGTCTGCTTAGGAGTTTGCTTTTGTGACGGATGTCTGCTTAGTATAAAGGAGCACTTCATTCAGAACCGCTAATACGGCGCTCGGAGAATGAAACTcatttgtgttctgtttgatcctataaatgtttaactgattcatttccatttgtttCTGGAAACGAGtattgtttatttcttaaaCTCGTGAATCCGATCCACGATCCATGATCCAATCCGATCCGCCTATTGTGGCTTAATGTATAAGAACTAtgattcagtgtttgtgtgtgcaccgaAGCACAATGGCTACAACCTCAACTGCTTAGAAATATATACATCAGACAAACGTACCTTTGTCACTTCATTTAACTTTTACTTTAGTTTAATCCATACAGCCAGAGATAGTTATTCCATTTTATGTGCTTCATCTACTAGTGTATTATGTTGTAAATTTGATGTAAATTTAGCTGAATTACGGTGTTTGCACAAGTGATGTACGCCAGTGGcttttatatacaatttatGCATGTATTTTAAGAGTTATATGTTTAAGCAAGTTTAATTTATTCCTTTGCATTCAAGTCgcttaatattatattaatattgcaGCAGATGTGTAAGGACTGAACTGTGGTAAAACTACATAGTTTCACAATGTAGTTATAACGTCTGGTAAAATGTGCTAAGTAGATGTACTAatgtacaaattattattatactgatgAAACTGTAATAATAGAGATAAGAACCATGAGTCTTGGTCTAAGAAATGTGTTTTAGGGGCTGTGTTTATGGCCTCCGGAAGGTAATGTCCAGGTTGTTCTGCGTAGGCTGAACAGgatgacatgtgtgtgtgtgtgtgtgtgtgtgtgtgtgtgtgtgtgtttctgcttttCTCATTGACTTGTATTCCTCTGGCAGATGTGAGTGTACACAGAGTCCAGTACTGTAGTGCAGAATAAAGCACATATGAGGAAAAGACTTTGGATTCTGGCCTTTATATTTAGTTATGTCTCTGTACTGTTTAGTCAAAAAGTCAATGTAGAGTAATGATTATAGATCTCTGTCTAATGAGCTTTTTGACACTATGAACTGATCATTGCTCCGGTGAATGAACACTGACTTGGCCTGTTGTATGATGGCATtgtagatatatttttttttaataatcatcCCTGTAAATGGCTCAGAATTGAGACCCTGGTTACCATGGCAGCACAAGTTTTTCTGAGCAGCTGTTCTCTGCTGGAGGTGCCACAATGGAATGCATTCTCTTTCTGACCTTGACTTCATAAGATTTttcttggtgtgtttttttttttttttttttcctggtgaGTTGTCGTATTTGATTTTAGTGGGCTTGGTTTGGGTCAGCCTTCCCGTTAAGAATGCCTCCATGTGTCATCTGCATACAGATTCTGGGGAACTCTAGAATGTTTTCCCTCAATCGCTCAAATATTTAGCCACTGTGTTTGCGCCGACTTGGCTCGAAAGGAGCATGTTTAGTTTCAGCACAGCTGTTGCCTCACTAACCCTGtagcttctctctctttcctatcAGAATGTGTTGCAGTGGTTCGTAGTTTGCATATGTTCTCTgacctctgtctgtgtgtataccCTGATATACCCTCATGTCCTCTTCAGGCATGGCACACGGTGTGCTGGGGAAGTGGCAGCATCTGCCAACAACTCTCACTGCACTGTGGGCATTGCCTACAACGCCAAGATTGGGGGTGAGTGCTCTATATTTGTGTCACCTATTTTCTTGCACTTTGCTTGCTTTCTGTATCTTAATACTCTCTTGGTCTCTACTTACACTCATAACCACTAATTTGTCACGGTGTGGCCTTACACAGTCTCAGTCCTACATCGTTCACTTTCAGGTGTTAATTTACATGCATTTATTGCTTATTCAATAAGCACAAAGATAATGTCCTGGCAAAACTTACCCACTTGTCCCCACACATTTCAACACTTTCTTTTTATGTGCATGTTTGTCTCTTTCAGGTGTGCGCATGTTGGACGGAGATGTGACAGACATGGTGGAGGCAAGGTCACTAAGTTTGCAGCCACAGCACATTGACATATACAGTGCTAGCTGGGGACCAGATGATGATGGCAAAACCGTAGACGGGCCTGCAGCACTTGCCAGACAGGCCTTCGAGAATGGCATCCGACAGGTAAAAAGATTATAGGGGGAAACATGTcccaatgtcttttttttaggCATCAATCTAACCGTGATTGATTTATTTGGTTCCTTAAAAgtcaatatatatttaaaataatgtatgaTGTAAGCaaatacttgtgtgtgtgtgtgtgtgtgtgtgtgtgtgtgtgtgtgtgtgtgtgtgtatagcatAACTTGTTTAAAGATATGAAGTGCTACTTTGTTTAATTTTGATGCTGTGTGCAGCCATGTTGATTTAAGGTCACTCTGTAAACCGGGAATTAAATGGTAGTTCAGTAAAATGCCACAAGTTGGAGTTGAGGggcattttcttttccttttgcgGTTTGGTCAAAATATAGAATATTACTCAAACTGCAGGTTAGGTCGTATTTTTTCTTGGTGAAGGTATTGAGATGAAACCACCTGGTGGACAGGATGCATCCCGTGAGCCAAAGTTTACTCGTGTACTTTATGAAGTCTGAGTCATAGTTTGGTGTGCCAGTAATTAGTCTGAGTCCTGTGACCAATGGTTTGTTTGATGTGGTTCAGGTATGCTTTTTGTGTGTACCTTATACTGGCAACCCAGCCTGTATTCTTTTTAGAGAGAATATGTGCCCTGAAGCAGCATCATTGGCCCTCATTGAGTCATCTAAGTGTTCTCTTAATTCTAGACAGAGTCAGTTATTTTCATCTGGGTTAAAGATTTAGTAAACGAGGAGCTACCAAATGTATCCTGTGATTGCAGTCTATCAAATTAAGCCTTGGTTTAGATATGTCAGAAATATGTATTCTATAACGATGATAAagacaattattattttatggttCCTTCATAGGGCAGGAAAGGCCGCGGTTCCATTTTTGTGTGGGCGTCAGGTAACGGCGGGCGGAGCCGAGATCACTGCTCATGTGATGGCTACACCAACAGCATTTACACCATCTCCATAAGCAGCACAGCAGAGAGTGGTCGCAAGCCCTGGTACCTGGAAGAATGTGCCTCTACTCTCACCACTACATATAGCAGTGGTGAAAACTACGACCGCAAGATTGTAAGTGCTAAATAAGTGTGATTTGTTGGAAGAAAGGGAGTAGCAAAATTGTGAAAGAAATATGCACCAAATATGCATCAAACTGGGTCACTATTCACTCCATATGGTTGTTTTCAAACAGAATCAAATTGATTTCACATGAATCTTATATCTACCACAACTAACAGAGCTGTCAGAGGGGGGTAACAGGGAAGAAATAGCAATCGTTCACAGGATAGTTATAAGGCTCACGTCTGGGGTGGAGTATCAAAAATTATCTGCAGCTTTGAAGGACCTAAAGAACAAAGTGGCTTCTATAATTTGGAAAGGGAATTAGTTCTGAGCCAATGATACTCTGTCTAGATCAGGAACCCAGCCTCAACTATGATTGATAAGGGCTTTAGTTAGTGAGGTGATCAGAATCTATTCAATTGGAACGCCAGAAGTCAGATGGAAGAATGGCAGCCATTTCTGCAGACCTGCACCAGTCAGGCCTTTATGGTAGAGCGGCCGAGTTGTCCTTGAGAAAAATTCAACTTATTTGACTTGGCTAAATAGTATCTAAATCAAAAGATTCTACTGTCTGATGCATCACCTGGCCATTTCCATTATTACAGTAACGGCACTATCTTTCTGAAAGGATGTTTTAGCAGCAGGATTGAGAGGAAAACATGcataaaatgttcaaaacaaTCTGGGAGAGGCTTCAAGACAAGTCTATAAGTGTCATTGAGAGGCTTACTCAGAATCCAGACGTGAAAATAGCTGGACATCAACGCTTTCCATACAGCTTGAAAGTTTCTGCAGGCATGAATGAGAAAAGATCTCCAAATCCATGTGGCATCCTAGCCAGTTCCCCTCCCCCACAAATTTAATatagttaaaataaattaatccaagaacttttattattatttttgaaatcAAAGTAACACTTTCTCTGAATCCAGCAGTGCTTCTCCCAGTGGAAATAATACCAAACTCCCAATTTTGGCACCAGGCTCAGTAAGCTACAGTAAGCATTTTTCCATatatctcagagagagagagagagagagagagaagggggggggggtttcaaCTATTTTATGGGTTCAGAACATGATGCTATGTTGTCACCGTGTGAGGTGGTTAATTTGTTGGTCAGTAGGTCATTGTTAAATTGTCTACCTGTGAAACACTAcagttattacacacacacactcacacacacacacatgcaatggGACTATGCTGAGATGGTCTTGGAGAGGCAGGGTTATTAAATTCCACACTAAGGAATAAAAACCTGTTACCTCTTGCACAGAAACACTTCgtactaatatattttacagcGCCATGAAATACTTGCCAAAAACATTAATGCCGTTCTCTCCCTGTCTTTTAGATCACTACAGATCTAAGGCAGCGCTGCACAGACAGTCACACTGGAACATCAGCATCAGCTCCAATGGCTGCTGGGATCATTGCACTTGCCTTAGAGGCAAAGTAGGAATTCTCTTGAATCAATTACAAATCATTCCACTAAATCACACCTCCTTTCTACTGTAGTGGGGGTATTTGCAATGTTAGTTTTCATTTTGCTTTATAGATGAAGAAACCTGACGTGCATTTCCTGCACGCGTGTCCGAGGCTGccagttttaaaacatttggcCGACATTTAAAAGATCATCATCAGTTATATTCTACTTGTACATTTCTTTTATACTTGTTCCGTGTAAACACAGCTTGGTTTTATAAAGCACACAAGTATCTTTACCGTATTTGATCCCACCATGCATTGTGCCTTAGGGTCTAAGGAAATCAAAACTGAACATGATTTTATGCTAATTTAAAGCTGCATGAAAAAATGTATTGTGATTTGTAAAATAGATGTGCTAAATTAagacaaacttaaaaaaatatatattttaataaatatataataaaaaaatttctaaGAATTTTATTTCCCTTATAGCCCTCTCCTGACATGGAGGGATGTACAGCACATCATAGTGAAAACGTCACGCGCTGGCCATCTCAGTGCTCCTGACTGGAAAACCAATGCAGCAGGATACAATGGTACTGGcttttaaattctttataaACCCTATCCATTTATAGTGCCTTACTCACCTGCTTTGCATAATAAAACTTCAAGGCCAAAATTCAGTTGGAGCTGTATCCTCACTGCTGTCAACATAATGCATTGCTTTTTAAAGTCTGGAAAGAACTCCTTCAAAATCTTTCTACTCAAAGGTGACTTAGTGTGATGTGTTATGGCTTCATCactgaaaaatgtttttctccAGATACTTCCTGGCTGTTGTAACTGATTATGACCGTAACTCCAAATATGATGTGAAAATCTTACTCTGATAAGGACAAAAACCTCACGGCTGGCGTAATACCAAGTTTATAGACATAGGCCAATTGCTTAAGTGCAATATATCAAGACTGTCATATCTTAACACTGACTTTTGTTTTCATATATAactaattttaatatcattgCACAACATGTAGCATGGCATTCGTTTATTTACAAACCCTTTAATCAAGACCTTATTGTTGCGGTTTATGCACTTACCTTTGTTTGAAGCTGCATGTGCTACATATACTTACAGTAAGTCACCTATATGGTTTTGGGCTCATGGATGCTGAGGCCATGGTCAAAGAAGCTGAGAGATGGAAACAAGTACCCACACAGCATATATGTGTGGAAAACGCAGACAGGCAAATAAGGTAGTTTTATTACCACATTGTTACATGGTTCATCAACATGACTTGTATGCTCTacgttttttcttttcctcttgttTCATTTTATGTCTACAATGCTCCGTTTTTGTTTCCATTGTAAAGCAAAGGTTCTATTTGAATTTTTCCATCTAAAGGACAATTCGCCCAGAGCATGTTGTTCGCTCTGTTTACAAGGCAACGGGCTGTACAGATAATGCGAATCATCATGTCATTTATTTGGAACATGTGGTTGTACGCATCACTATAACCCATCCACGGCGGGGAGACCTATCAATTAATTTGACTTCACCATCAGGGACAAAGTCGCAGCTCCTTGCAAACAGGTAAAATGGCACGGAAAAGACCATACAATTAAAAATTTCAATATTTCGAAGTCATCACTGGGCTGTCTATAAACAGTGgatgaaggattttttttggcCACTTCTATATCAATGTGACTTTCTGCCAAATTAAAAGGGAAATAATAGCCTTCTCTGGTGGTTCACTGTTGTGTATCCTGCAGACTCTTTGACCACTCAATGGAGGGCTTTAAGAACTGGGAGTTCATGACTACTCACTGTTGGGGAGAGAAAGCTGCTGGAGACTGGATCCTCGAGATCTATGACTCACCTTCACAAGTCCGGAGTCAGAAAGCCCCGGGTAGTCACACTCAAACCATTTCTTTTTAACTGGAACACATTTCATCTGAATGTTTTCCATATAGAcccgatttatttatttattttttaatcggCAGAAAGAATGCACAACATTacccatttatttttttattaatctgctTGAACCACTTCCACCACCCATTTAACTCCCAACAGGTAAACTAAAGGAGTGGTCTTTGGTGCTTTATGGTACGTCAGTGCACCCATATTCTTCCCGCAGTGACAAGACTCGCTCTGCGCCGGAGTCTCCAGAGGATGAGTATATTGAGGAGTATGCAGGTAAGTCATTCTAGGTCTAACTCGTATCAGAAAGGTTGCCAGAGTTTTTAAGTTATGCATTCTGCCCACTCAGAGCAGAGTCCCATTCTTTGATTATAGAAATCTGTCATCTCTTGTAAGGCCCCTGTGACCCAGAGTGCAACGAAAATGGCTGCGAAGGTCCGGGGCCCCATCAGTGCAACAATTGCCTGCACTACTTCCTcaagtttaaaaacaacacCAGGTACACcacgtgtatgtgtgcatggaCATTGATActataaagtatttaaaaaaatgttttgaacacAAAAATAGTCTCAAAACTATCAAAATGAGTGATCAGTGTGCTCTTAAAAAAAGTGGAGGCTTATAGCACTTTTTTCTTAGAACAGCATGGCTCTGCAACTATTAAGAAAACACCACTGATCTGATGTTAAAACGTCATGTTTTTCTCATATGTTaggcagtaaacacacacaacaagtttatttttaatggtgGTATGCAACCCAATGTCATGCCAGTGCCTTTGTGAATATAGCCAGCAAATAAGCCAACGTTCACCTTATGTAAGCTCGTATACAAAAGTGCAAAACCTACccaatgaattaaaaatgaaactaaACAAAGAGCATCTAAAGCTAAAACTCAGAATCTTTCTAGTATTTATGGGAGCACTGGGCAATGTTATTTAGCTCCAGAGATTTTAGGTAGATGGACTATAGAGATAAAAATctaaacacaaaatgtttaaaaccgATCTATGGTTGTATATCTCTAAGAAAAAAGccaagaaacatttaaaaagaactACATTAGCCTACAGTCTACCTAGCCTAGGTAGACTACATGGTACCTAGTCAAGAAAAATAACTGAATTTAGCATGGGTATTTGCATACAACATGGTTTACTCGTTAAGAAAATATATGAAAAGAATAATTAAcgaacaggaaaaaaacaaaatagtaCTTGTTGACAAACAACCATGTATCAGCACGTCCCTACTAACATCTCCCACTCACTAGATTGTATAAGTTAGTGGTAGatattctgttttctttaaaaaaaaaaaaaaatgtaagtgggCGCACACAAAGCTATACTTCAGACACACATCTGCAGCCAATGACTTTCTCAGGCTTAGAGGTTTGACTTTGTGTCTTATGGAAAGCTTTTCCTTATGACTGTAAGCTGTTGAGTTGTCTGTCTCAGCTGGCTATTACTTACTTTGCTTCTCTTTCCAATCCTACCTCTTTTTTCCTCAGGATGTGTGTGCCGGAATGTCCGCCTGGCTTTTTCCGGGATGATAAGAGGCGCTGTAAGAAATGTTCCCCTCTATGTGAATCCTGCATTGGTAGTCGCAGCGATCAGTGTACCTCTTGCCGGCAAGGTTTTTACCTCAGAGAAGGAGCCAGTACATGCATCTATGCATGCCCTGAGGGCTACTATCTGGACCTTGGTAAGTTACCATTTCCTTTCGATTTCCTTGCTTAATAAGTGTAGAACCACCAAAGATTTGTCAATAGAATATCATGCTCTGTCTTCCAATTAACATATACCTTTTCCTTCCTCTTCAAACCTCAGACTCACAGTTCTACAACACGCCAACATCTGATGAGGTTTAAGCATGAAATAATTACACTGTATATGTGGTTTGACTCCTCGGTTTTTCCTACAGATGCCAGTATGTGCCGTAAATGCAGCGAGAACTGCAAGAAATGTACTTCAGCAAATATTTGCACAGAATGTAAGCCAGGGCTCAGGTAATTCCTCTTCATTCTGCCCAATGCATATAACAAAGCTTCTGCACTAACTAATCGTTCCTACCAATTAAAACTGGGGGAACTGCTTGTCTTGAAATGCAGCACAATTCTCAACCCCACTGAGGTTCATGGCTCAACATCATTAGCATATTGTGTAACTATAGGTCTTAGCATGGTTTAAAAGCCCACAGAAAACTCGCCAGATAGAAACATCCTGGCCCAATATTGGGAAGCTGGTGAAAACTCCACTAATGCATGCAATCCAGCATTTGACATTCAAATGTTGAAACGCATTACTTGGGGAGTATTTCAGTATTTTCTATATGTGCCCAGCACTAGCAGTAGGTAAGGAGCGGTGAAAGGTGGAAAAAGTGAGGGAAAGCGTAACAGGTTATTGAACACAGAGCCTCCCTAATGTACAGCAGCTGTGCTCTGTGAACAATTTTGAAATATGTTTGAGGAGTGATTTCTCTGAATCTGCTGAAAAGGTTTTTCACCCACACATTTGGACTTTAAGCCTTGCTTTGTTTAACTTTTCAGACTTGTTTAGACTACTGCAAGTCTAAAGGATGGGTGATGAGCCTGAAACGTAGTATATACGCATTTTTCCGCCAGTACTTCCTCATGAAATTCAAT
Proteins encoded in this window:
- the pcsk5b gene encoding proprotein convertase subtilisin/kexin type 5b isoform X2, whose protein sequence is MVVDGALRRLGSLCVLALCFGFACPRARVYTNHWAVRIAGGTDVADQIASRYGYSNLGQIGDLKDYYHFFHSRTIKRSTLSSRGAHSFISMEPKVEWIQQQVIKRRVKRDYKPLYPGSVKTSAAQSDSIYFNDAKWSSMWYIHCNDNIHNCQSDMNIVGAWKRGYTGKDVVVTILDDGIERNHPDLIQNYDNQASYDVNGNDLDPMPRYDASNENKHGTRCAGEVAASANNSHCTVGIAYNAKIGGVRMLDGDVTDMVEARSLSLQPQHIDIYSASWGPDDDGKTVDGPAALARQAFENGIRQGRKGRGSIFVWASGNGGRSRDHCSCDGYTNSIYTISISSTAESGRKPWYLEECASTLTTTYSSGENYDRKIITTDLRQRCTDSHTGTSASAPMAAGIIALALEANPLLTWRDVQHIIVKTSRAGHLSAPDWKTNAAGYNVSHLYGFGLMDAEAMVKEAERWKQVPTQHICVENADRQIRTIRPEHVVRSVYKATGCTDNANHHVIYLEHVVVRITITHPRRGDLSINLTSPSGTKSQLLANRLFDHSMEGFKNWEFMTTHCWGEKAAGDWILEIYDSPSQVRSQKAPGKLKEWSLVLYGTSVHPYSSRSDKTRSAPESPEDEYIEEYAGPCDPECNENGCEGPGPHQCNNCLHYFLKFKNNTRMCVPECPPGFFRDDKRRCKKCSPLCESCIGSRSDQCTSCRQGFYLREGASTCIYACPEGYYLDLDASMCRKCSENCKKCTSANICTECKPGLSLQGNRCQLTCEAGTYYNGHKRVCEQCHPACATCAGTGMEACTKCAEGYYLEEWRCVPSCNAGYYMAEKTAENGEVQKSCRKCDHTCYTCTGPGDRNCSACVNGYNLENGVCIVSTICKDANEESWAEGSFCVLVKKNNLCQRKVLQQLCCRTCSLTG